From Marinoscillum sp. 108, a single genomic window includes:
- a CDS encoding polysaccharide deacetylase family protein — protein sequence MRNYFFQNPFWISWLYPGAVWKVMTNKKELFLTFDDGPHPVVTPYVLAQLRTYQAKATFFCLGSAMEANQEVVKQINDDGHLIGNHTQSHLNGWATKTYQYMADVLACQTLQDEYSNDRLFRPPYGNLKLGQLRALKKAGYRIIMWSHLSGDFDRELDRKQSLDYMKKADPGSILVFHDSEKAFKNLKEMLPRVLEHFSTLGYSFKTLSNL from the coding sequence ATGAGAAATTATTTTTTCCAAAACCCCTTTTGGATAAGCTGGCTGTATCCGGGAGCTGTCTGGAAGGTCATGACCAACAAAAAGGAGTTGTTCTTGACTTTTGATGACGGGCCGCACCCGGTAGTCACACCATATGTATTGGCACAGCTGAGAACCTATCAGGCCAAGGCTACTTTTTTTTGCCTGGGCTCGGCTATGGAGGCCAATCAGGAAGTGGTTAAGCAGATCAATGATGATGGCCATCTCATTGGCAATCATACTCAAAGTCATTTGAATGGTTGGGCCACCAAGACATACCAGTATATGGCCGACGTGCTGGCATGTCAAACCCTGCAGGATGAATATTCTAATGATCGTCTTTTCAGGCCTCCCTATGGAAATCTGAAGCTCGGTCAGCTCAGAGCTCTGAAAAAGGCGGGTTATCGAATCATCATGTGGTCTCACTTATCCGGTGATTTTGATCGGGAATTGGACCGCAAACAATCATTGGATTATATGAAAAAGGCTGATCCCGGTTCTATTTTAGTTTTTCATGACAGTGAAAAAGCTTTTAAAAATCTGAAAGAGATGTTGCCCAGGGTGTTGGAACATTTTTCTACTTTGGGTTATTCATTTAAAACACTTAGCAACTTATGA
- a CDS encoding lysylphosphatidylglycerol synthase domain-containing protein — MKIIVTGLCIYFISTRVDLSDISLKEAFDKPDGIIIYMIVLMLMPLNWVLEAEKWRVSIPHETSSFQEAWRRVLAGLALNWVIPFTLGDVGGRLLNVQNAKKSAGALLINRTILLLITLLYGGISVLYYFDWYNHWMLAIPFLVVGVGLLVLSSRGNGSMWIQVLALSLLRYVIFTFQFYLVLSLFLPELAWYLILLGIGWIFLFRSVIPSFFGNFGVREASAIVFFQAYVPDVSIVLIPCLIIWMINTVIPSILGTVYVFKLKLNIAQ; from the coding sequence GTGAAGATAATTGTCACAGGTCTTTGCATTTATTTTATCAGTACGCGGGTGGATCTGTCTGATATTAGTCTCAAGGAGGCTTTTGATAAACCTGATGGCATAATTATCTACATGATAGTGTTGATGCTCATGCCACTCAACTGGGTGTTGGAGGCAGAAAAATGGCGTGTATCAATCCCCCATGAGACGAGTTCATTTCAAGAAGCGTGGCGGAGAGTGCTGGCTGGTTTGGCCCTCAACTGGGTGATTCCGTTCACTCTTGGGGATGTGGGGGGCAGACTACTGAATGTGCAAAATGCTAAAAAATCAGCGGGGGCACTCCTGATTAACCGAACCATCCTTTTATTGATCACCCTGCTTTATGGTGGGATTTCAGTGCTTTATTATTTTGACTGGTATAATCACTGGATGTTGGCCATCCCTTTTTTGGTGGTGGGAGTTGGGCTGCTGGTATTGAGTAGTCGGGGTAATGGCTCTATGTGGATACAGGTGTTGGCTTTATCACTTCTGCGTTATGTCATTTTCACTTTTCAATTTTATCTTGTTCTGAGTCTTTTTCTCCCAGAACTGGCATGGTATCTAATCCTCTTGGGTATTGGCTGGATCTTTCTTTTCAGGTCAGTTATCCCCTCTTTTTTTGGAAATTTCGGGGTGCGTGAAGCCAGCGCAATTGTTTTCTTTCAGGCTTATGTGCCCGATGTAAGCATTGTTTTGATTCCTTGTTTGATCATTTGGATGATAAATACTGTCATCCCTTCTATCCTGGGTACAGTCTATGTTTTTAAATTAAAACTTAACATTGCGCAATGA
- a CDS encoding PP2C family protein-serine/threonine phosphatase codes for MPNGLDIKDLELNALLEITQAINNNLAEEDLFRIYKFTLLADLKVQRLALYVKDDNWDCKVHFGTQTDWNKVFLPQFFWDLREVRELADCDEEFQAFELAIPVTHKDRLLAIVFVGGNERSGKKSNTTFLKALTNIIIVAVENKKLARKQLQQEAYRKELEIAKKVQNFLFPKELPKTHRLKIEAVYLPHQDVGGDYYDYLAIDNDRFLVCVADVSGKGVPAALLMSNFQASLRTLVRKTQDPKEIVAELNHIITDSGNAENFITFFLGIYDFHDKSFEYVNCGHNPLYLVTNDGIQELNDGTTILGMFDPLPFLKTVRIENLSDFFFFGYTDGLTETFNAADDQYGEERLKAFLEGGIPTDINKLHLDIFKSLDEFRVDVPYRDDITMLSCLVKNP; via the coding sequence ATGCCGAACGGCCTGGACATAAAAGACCTGGAGCTCAATGCGCTTCTGGAGATCACTCAAGCAATCAACAACAACCTTGCTGAAGAGGATCTATTCAGGATTTACAAGTTTACACTGCTTGCGGATCTGAAGGTGCAGCGCCTTGCCCTTTATGTGAAGGATGACAACTGGGACTGTAAAGTTCATTTTGGAACCCAGACGGATTGGAATAAAGTGTTTTTGCCTCAGTTTTTCTGGGACTTGCGTGAGGTGCGGGAACTTGCTGATTGCGATGAGGAGTTTCAGGCATTTGAGTTAGCTATTCCGGTGACTCACAAGGATCGCTTGCTGGCCATTGTTTTTGTGGGTGGCAATGAGCGATCGGGCAAAAAGAGTAATACCACCTTTTTAAAGGCACTCACAAATATCATCATAGTGGCTGTAGAGAATAAGAAGCTGGCCAGAAAGCAGCTTCAGCAGGAGGCTTATAGAAAAGAGCTGGAAATTGCCAAAAAGGTGCAGAATTTCCTCTTTCCGAAAGAATTACCTAAGACCCACCGCCTGAAGATAGAGGCCGTCTACCTACCCCATCAGGATGTGGGAGGCGATTATTATGACTATCTGGCCATTGACAATGATCGCTTTTTGGTCTGCGTGGCAGATGTGAGTGGCAAAGGAGTACCGGCAGCCTTGCTGATGTCCAATTTTCAGGCTTCGCTCCGCACACTTGTGCGTAAAACACAGGATCCTAAGGAGATCGTGGCAGAACTCAATCACATCATCACCGATAGTGGCAATGCCGAGAACTTCATCACTTTCTTCCTGGGTATTTATGACTTTCATGACAAGTCTTTCGAATATGTAAACTGTGGGCATAATCCGCTCTATTTGGTCACTAATGATGGTATTCAGGAGCTCAATGACGGGACGACCATCCTTGGGATGTTTGATCCATTGCCATTTTTGAAGACCGTTAGGATTGAAAACCTGAGCGATTTCTTCTTTTTTGGATACACTGATGGTCTCACTGAGACCTTCAATGCTGCAGATGACCAATATGGTGAGGAGCGTCTGAAGGCATTTTTAGAAGGCGGAATCCCCACAGATATTAATAAACTGCACCTCGATATTTTCAAAAGCCTTGATGAGTTCAGGGTAGATGTGCCCTATCGGGATGACATCACCATGCTATCTTGCCTGGTCAAGAATCCATGA
- a CDS encoding glycosyltransferase codes for MIIFIAFSLIYCGFLLWARYHWCRIDTSVEADDGGLLTFSVIIPVRNEAANIASILADLQAQEYPADLYEVLVIDDDSDDGTLEIAAEVLQRSSMKYHLVRLKDYGMKGKKQAISKALELAENEIILATDGDCRVGSMWIRVYANKYTKDIQMITGPVRMVEHDFFTHLQSLEFAGLIGLGAASLQSGNPGMCNGANLSYRKSAFHEVSGYEGNQEIASGDDEFLLQKIFRAYPNGVLFLKDKRAIVSTPAKDTLGELINQRKRWSSKWKFHKSYYVKLMAIAVFFNYLVFAYMLVEGLTNEASFVIFTSFFLLRALVLSLYIRSVAVFLGVRNVIWASFVMEIIYPFLVLFLGIASIFGHYSWKGRYYS; via the coding sequence ATGATTATTTTCATTGCGTTTTCATTGATCTATTGCGGCTTTTTGTTGTGGGCCAGGTATCACTGGTGCCGGATAGATACCTCGGTGGAAGCGGATGATGGAGGGTTGTTGACCTTTTCTGTCATTATCCCCGTACGCAATGAGGCCGCAAATATTGCCTCCATACTCGCAGACCTGCAGGCTCAGGAGTATCCTGCGGATTTGTATGAGGTTCTCGTCATAGATGATGACTCTGATGACGGGACACTGGAAATAGCAGCAGAAGTACTGCAAAGATCTTCCATGAAATACCATTTGGTTCGCTTGAAGGATTATGGGATGAAGGGGAAAAAACAGGCCATTTCCAAGGCATTGGAACTGGCTGAAAATGAGATTATACTAGCCACGGATGGGGATTGCAGGGTAGGATCAATGTGGATTCGGGTGTATGCCAACAAATACACCAAGGACATTCAAATGATCACTGGACCAGTGCGGATGGTGGAGCATGATTTTTTCACCCATCTTCAGTCACTGGAATTTGCCGGTTTGATAGGACTGGGTGCAGCAAGCCTGCAATCTGGTAACCCGGGGATGTGCAATGGGGCCAACCTGTCCTATCGTAAGTCCGCTTTTCACGAGGTTTCCGGGTACGAGGGCAATCAGGAGATTGCCTCCGGGGATGATGAGTTTTTATTACAAAAAATATTCAGAGCTTATCCCAATGGTGTGTTGTTTCTAAAAGATAAACGAGCCATTGTTTCAACTCCGGCTAAAGACACTCTGGGCGAGCTGATCAATCAGCGCAAGAGATGGAGCAGTAAATGGAAATTTCACAAGAGCTATTACGTCAAGCTCATGGCTATTGCGGTCTTTTTTAACTACCTCGTATTTGCTTACATGCTCGTTGAAGGTCTTACTAATGAAGCGTCATTTGTAATATTCACATCTTTTTTCTTGCTCAGAGCCCTTGTTCTTAGTCTTTATATCAGGTCAGTGGCGGTTTTTCTTGGAGTGCGAAATGTCATTTGGGCGTCTTTCGTGATGGAGATAATTTACCCTTTCCTCGTGCTATTCTTGGGAATAGCGTCTATTTTTGGACATTATTCATGGAAAGGCAGATACTATTCATGA
- the ruvC gene encoding crossover junction endodeoxyribonuclease RuvC — protein sequence MSKDTSLEKIILGLDPGTSVMGYGLIKVKKQDIKLLQFGVIHLSKYSSHELKLKKIFERIIGIIDDYHPDEVALEAPFFGKNVQSMLKLGRAQGVAMAAALSREIPITEYAPKKVKQSVTGNGNASKEQVAAMLKTLLKFNDAPKLLDATDALAVALCHHYQGGKPQQSSKSWKAFLSENPGRIK from the coding sequence ATGTCAAAAGATACTTCATTAGAAAAGATCATTTTGGGGCTGGATCCCGGCACAAGTGTAATGGGATACGGACTCATCAAAGTTAAGAAGCAGGATATTAAACTCTTGCAATTTGGTGTGATCCATCTTAGTAAATACTCCAGTCATGAGCTAAAACTCAAAAAAATATTTGAACGCATCATTGGCATTATCGATGACTACCACCCGGATGAGGTAGCTCTTGAAGCTCCCTTCTTTGGCAAAAACGTGCAATCTATGCTAAAGCTGGGCCGTGCTCAGGGTGTGGCCATGGCCGCTGCACTCTCCAGAGAAATCCCCATCACGGAGTATGCTCCTAAGAAAGTGAAACAATCAGTCACCGGAAATGGCAATGCCTCCAAAGAACAGGTGGCGGCTATGCTCAAAACGCTCCTCAAGTTTAATGATGCACCCAAACTCCTGGATGCAACTGACGCCCTGGCAGTCGCACTTTGTCATCATTACCAGGGAGGAAAGCCCCAGCAGTCCTCTAAAAGCTGGAAAGCTTTCCTTTCGGAAAATCCCGGTAGGATTAAATGA